One segment of Erigeron canadensis isolate Cc75 chromosome 2, C_canadensis_v1, whole genome shotgun sequence DNA contains the following:
- the LOC122588730 gene encoding transmembrane protein 50 homolog, with protein sequence MDLSELMAIFGPGVAGAVFGAGWWFWVDAVVCSSVKVSFLHYLPGIFASLAALMFNCVRREDIDYSPYEEGEWRLKLWLFLAYVVSFVSLAASVGLLIQDALVPEGPSAWTGTAGVLQCVLVLISGLVYWTSHSE encoded by the exons ATGGATTTGTCAGAATTGATGGCTATATTCGGACCAGGTGTCGCCGGAGCTGTATTCGGAGCAGGCTGGTGGTTTTGGGTTGACGCCGTCGTTTGCAGCTCCGTTAAAGTCTCCTTTCTTCATTACCTTCCAG GAATATTTGCATCCTTAGCTGCTTTGATGTTTAATTGTGTTCGAAGAGAAGATATCGATTACTCTCCCTACGAAGAAGGTGAATGGag GTTGAAGCTTTGGCTTTTCCTGGCTTATGTTGTGTCCTTTGTCTCGTTGGCAGCATCAGTAGGGTTGTTGATACAAGATGCACTCGTGCCTGAAGGCCCGTCAGCTTGGACAGGAACGGCTGGTGTTTTGCAGTGTGTGCTTGTGTTGATTAG CGGGCTTGTATATTGGACATCTCATTCAGAGTAA
- the LOC122588203 gene encoding glutathione S-transferase T3-like — translation MGMGMGMGPGMGMGPGIGMGGSRQHETFGRSSSQQNTPGSFFDRQRLVDTPPPTQDSQDDDIVQETQPPPQPSKPRRHRKKVVGEDEPRPRNVQQTWLPPEEINLTTVWLSVTEDPECGNYQKKGVYWSRIMEALATLEEKPKDYRDPEVVSAKWRKIRPIIQNFNQIYTRIGHASGENDLDRVRKANEEYEGTYRKPFLYSSIWSKIRYSLKFYLVDKNTVRTNLCQPTAKRSKTSSPTDPVAS, via the exons ATGGGTATGGGCATGGGTATGGGTCCGGGTATGGGTATGGGTCCAGGTATAGGTATGGGTGGTTCAAGGCAACATGAAACTTTTGGTAGGTCCTCTAGCCAACAAAACACTCCCGGTTCTTTTTTTGATCGTCAAAGGCTAGTTGATACTCCACCACCGACACAAGATTCTCAAGATGATGATATTGTTCAAGAGACACAACCACCTCCTCAACCATCAAAACCAAGGCGGCATAGGAAAAAAGTGGTCGGCGAAGACGAACCACGACCAAGAAATGTCCAACAAACGTGGTTACCACCGGAAGAAATTAATTTAACTACGGTTTGGCTATCGGTGACCGAAGACCCGGAATgtg gaaattatcaaaaaaaggGGGTATATTGGTCACGAATAATGGAGGCTTTGGCGACATTAGAAGAAAAGCCGAAAGATTACCGTGACCCCGAAGTTGTGAGTGcgaaatggaggaagatacGTCCAATTATTCAAAACTTCAACCAAATCTATACTCGAATCGGTCATGCAAGTGGGGAAAACGATTTAGACCGTGTTAGAAAGGCCAACGAAGAGTATGAAGGAACTTATCGCAAGCCATTTCTGTATTCATCAATTTGGAGCAAAATTag gtaTAGTTTGAAGTTTTATCTCGTGGACAAAAACACTGTGAGGACCAATCTCTGTCAACCCACGGCCAAAAGGTCGAAGACTTCATCACCCACCGATCCAGTGGCTAGTTAA
- the LOC122589220 gene encoding sucrose transport protein-like yields the protein MEAGGSVNMKTNDNLPLPPSFAQSPTPELQRPIWQIIMVAAIAAGVQFGWALQLSLLTPYVQLLGIPHTWASFIWLCGPVSGMIVQPIVGYYSDRCTSRFGRRRPFIAGGAVLVAMAVFLIGYAADIGVASGDKTGTAPKPRAISVFVIGFWILDVANNMLQGPCRALLADLAGSDSSRIRTGNALFAFFMGVGNVLGYAAGSYTHLYKLAPFTKTHACDVYCANLKTCFFIAIVLLMSITILALATVHEDVFESEEETKISEEKELFFFGEMISALKKLSRPMWILLLVTCLNWIAWFPFLLFDTDWMGREVYGGKLGEGMRYNQGVRAGAFGLLLNSVVSGVASLGIERLARWCGGVKRLWGGVNLLLGVCLGMTVLVTKIAEDTRKFETVNGVTMPSLPSHGLKGGALAIFAVLGIPLSVTFSIPCALASIFSNDSGVGQGLSLGVLNLAIVIPQMFVSVLSGPWDALFGGGNLPAFVVGAVAAAISGILAFTLLPSPPPDVVLAKVSGSAMH from the exons ATGGAAGCTGGTGGTAGTGTGAACATGAAAACCAATGATAATCTTCCTCTGCCTCCGTCGTTTGCTCAGTCACCAACGCCGGAGCTTCAACGTCCGATATGGCAGATTATAATGGTGGCTGCCATTGCTGCCGGTGTTCAGTTTGGGTGGGCCCTTCAGCTTTCCTTGCTCACCCCTTATGTTCAGCTTCTAGGAATCCCACATACTTGGGCTTCTTTCATTTGGTTATGTGGCCCGGTTTCCGGGATGATCGTACAGCCAATCGTTGGTTACTACAGCGATAGGTGCACGTCCCGGTTTGGCCGCCGGCGACCCTTTATCGCCGGCGGGGCGGTTCTTGTTGCCATGGCCGTGTTCCTGATCGGCTATGCGGCCGACATTGGTGTCGCGTCTGGTGACAAAACCGGGACAGCTCCAAAACCAAGAGCTATCTCGGTTTTCGTGATAGGGTTTTGGATACTGGATGTTGCCAACAATATGCTGCAGGGACCCTGTCGTGCATTATTGGCAGACTTAGCCGGTTCGGATTCATCCAGAATCCGGACCGGAAACGCTCTGTTTGCTTTTTTTATGGGGGTGGGGAATGTACTCGGCTATGCAGCCGGGTCCTACACCCACCTATACAAACTTGCCCCTTTCACAAAAACCCACGCATGCGACGTGTATTGCGCaaatttaaaaacatgttttttcatAGCGATAGTGCTTTTAATGTCAATAACAATACTTGCCCTCGCGACAGTTCACGAGGACGTGTTTGAGTCAgaggaagaaacaaaaatatccgaagaaaaagaattatttttcttcGGAGAAATGATAAGCGCACTAAAAAAGCTGTCACGTCCGATGTGGATACTATTATTAGTCACGTGTCTAAACTGGATAGCTTGGTTTCCATTTTTATTATTCGATACCGATTGGATGGGGCGTGAAGTGTACGGAGGTAAACTTGGGGAAGGTATGAGGTACAACCAAGGGGTGCGGGCGGGTGCCTTCGGGTTGTTGCTAAATTCGGTAGTGTCTGGGGTTGCTTCGTTAGGGATTGAGCGGCTAGCGCGTTGGTGCGGTGGTGTAAAAAGGTTATGGGGAGGGGTAAATTTACTGTTAGGGGTGTGTTTAGGAATGACTGTTTTGGTAACTAAAATTGCCGAGGATACACGTAAGTTTGAAACGGTAAATGGAGTTACCATGCCTTCATTACCGTCTCATGGTCTAAAAGGTGGTGCTTTGGCTATTTTTGCTGTGCTTGGTATCCCTCTTTCg GTGACATTTAGTATTCCTTGTGCTTTGGCCTCCATCTTTTCTAATGATTCAGGGGTGGGACAAG GTTTGTCATTAGGTGTTCTTAACCTTGCAATTGTTATACCCCAG ATGTTTGTATCGGTACTAAGTGGACCGTGGGATGCATTATTTGGAGGTGGAAATTTACCAGCATTTGTTGTAGGAGCAGTAGCTGCGGCGATAAGTGGGATATTAGCATTTACTCTGCTTCCATCACCGCCACCAGATGTTGTGCTAGCCAAGGTTTCCGGGTCAGCAATGCACTAA
- the LOC122588202 gene encoding uncharacterized protein LOC122588202, producing the protein MLEEYESRRGYYEGAFAGDAKHIHTLLSTSYPNGRPQDYWMMNPYCAMLLSNALGVIIICLSLEENITCFPFWKEPGELYIDDPICIALVSGSTHFVTVFLDKDCPMPYTSAWEHDKPASQAWVRHPKYRDRLAEYHRHIQANKAPTGYEILE; encoded by the coding sequence ATGCTAGAGGAGTATGAGTCCAGGCGTGGATACTATGAGGGTGCATTCGCTGGTGACGCtaaacacatacacactttGCTATCAACGTCTTATCCAAATGGTCGCCCACAAGATTACTGGATGATGAATCCATATTGCGCTATGCTTCTGTCTAATGCTTTAGGTGTAATAATTATCTGTTTAAGTCTAGAGGAGAACATcacatgttttcctttttggaaGGAGCCAGGCGAGCTATACATAGACGACCCGATATGCATTGCCCTGGTATCGGGGTCCACACATTTTGTTACGGTTTTTTTAGACAAGGACTGCCCAATGCCTTACACCTCAGCTTGGGAACATGATAAACCTGCATCGCAGGCCTGGGTAAGACATCCGAAGTACAGAGACCGTTTGGCTGAGTACCATAGACACATTCAAGCTAATAAGGCACCTACGGGATATGAGATCCTTGAATAG